The proteins below come from a single Biomphalaria glabrata chromosome 10, xgBioGlab47.1, whole genome shotgun sequence genomic window:
- the LOC106054413 gene encoding centriolar satellite-associated tubulin polyglutamylase complex regulator 1-like isoform X5, with product MKKIKKSRSSTKSTSSTTTTTSTTTTTTSSTTTRPTTITRNSIIPQPPSGMSDDNFALTGEQYLAKYNIITYLEDSVQQLLEHRDQNPKVVPARFFFEYFTSVRDGNHTMFREFSFIRSTPHNRASFVVLFWKCFRQIGRKGDLLSIQEYNSLVRLLCPDFPFKLVQKTARIVLIDDALDCLISFSDFVYAFQIQFYYEEFLEKTYEIYQSQLQALNSPRDPVIVPTSGEDEVKVHQNPHLPSDGVDSMHFFRSVYPLLGRSEFSTPPDSSLREILFGVPRISFYGFLMAIAKSDSINSHIGRLPERSQLLEGLDIDFSARLDAYELHARSRCAKNK from the exons atgaaaaagataaaaaaatctagatcttctACAAAAAGTACaagtagtactactactactacaagtactactactactactactagtagtactactactaggcctactactataacAAG aaattcAATTATACCACAACCACCTTCAGGAATGTCTGATGACAACTTTGCATTGACTGGAGAACAGTATCTTG CCAAATACAACATCATCACTTACCTAGAAGACAGCGTCCAGCAATTACTAGAACACAGAGACCAAAACCCAAAAGTTGTGCCAGCAAGGTTTTTCTTTGAATA TTTCACCAGTGTGCGGGATGGGAATCACACAATGTTCAGAGAGTTCAGCTTCATTAGAAGTACACCTCACAACCGAGCCTCATTTGTGGTGTTATTTTGGAAATGTTTTCGTCAAATAGGTAGAAAGGGAG ATCTTCTCAGTATTCAAGAATACAATTCTCTAGTCAGACTGCTCTGTCCAGATTTCCCATTTAAATTGGTGCAGAAAACAGCAAG AATAGTCTTAATTGATGATGCTTTGGACTGTCTTATTTCATTTTCTGATTTTGTCTATGCATTTCAAATCCAGTTTTACTATgaag AATTCCTTGAAAAAACGTATGAAATATACCAAAGTCAACTTCAAGCACTAAACAGTCCAAGAGATCCAGTCATAGTGCCTACTTCAGGAGAAGATGAGGTTAAAGTTCATCAAAACCCTCATTTGCCATCTGATGGAGTCGATTCGATGCATTTTTTTAGATCTGTGTATCCACTACTTGGTAGATCTGAGTTCAG CACTCCCCCTGACTCTTCTCTGCGAGAAATTCTCTTTGGTGTTCCAAGAATCTCATTTTATGGGTTTTTAATGGCTATTGCCAAATCTGATTCAATTAATTCTCATATAG gtcGCCTCCCTGAGAGATCTCAGCTTCTGGAAGGTTTAGACATTGACTTTTCTGC CCGTTTGGATGCTTATGAGCTGCATGCTCGCAGTAGATGCGCGAAGAACAAATAA
- the LOC106054413 gene encoding centriolar satellite-associated tubulin polyglutamylase complex regulator 1-like isoform X4, with the protein MKKIKKSRSSTKSTSSTTTTTSTTTTTTSSTTTRPTTITRNSIIPQPPSGMSDDNFALTGEQYLAKYNIITYLEDSVQQLLEHRDQNPKVVPARFFFEYFTSVRDGNHTMFREFSFIRSTPHNRASFVVLFWKCFRQIGRKGDLLSIQEYNSLVRLLCPDFPFKLVQKTARIVLIDDALDCLISFSDFVYAFQIQFYYEEFLEKTYEIYQSQLQALNSPRDPVIVPTSGEDEVKVHQNPHLPSDGVDSMHFFRSVYPLLGRSEFSTPPDSSLREILFGVPRISFYGFLMAIAKSDSINSHIGRLPERSQLLEGLDIDFSAFTLRCRKPPKVSRLAHIEVPKK; encoded by the exons atgaaaaagataaaaaaatctagatcttctACAAAAAGTACaagtagtactactactactacaagtactactactactactactagtagtactactactaggcctactactataacAAG aaattcAATTATACCACAACCACCTTCAGGAATGTCTGATGACAACTTTGCATTGACTGGAGAACAGTATCTTG CCAAATACAACATCATCACTTACCTAGAAGACAGCGTCCAGCAATTACTAGAACACAGAGACCAAAACCCAAAAGTTGTGCCAGCAAGGTTTTTCTTTGAATA TTTCACCAGTGTGCGGGATGGGAATCACACAATGTTCAGAGAGTTCAGCTTCATTAGAAGTACACCTCACAACCGAGCCTCATTTGTGGTGTTATTTTGGAAATGTTTTCGTCAAATAGGTAGAAAGGGAG ATCTTCTCAGTATTCAAGAATACAATTCTCTAGTCAGACTGCTCTGTCCAGATTTCCCATTTAAATTGGTGCAGAAAACAGCAAG AATAGTCTTAATTGATGATGCTTTGGACTGTCTTATTTCATTTTCTGATTTTGTCTATGCATTTCAAATCCAGTTTTACTATgaag AATTCCTTGAAAAAACGTATGAAATATACCAAAGTCAACTTCAAGCACTAAACAGTCCAAGAGATCCAGTCATAGTGCCTACTTCAGGAGAAGATGAGGTTAAAGTTCATCAAAACCCTCATTTGCCATCTGATGGAGTCGATTCGATGCATTTTTTTAGATCTGTGTATCCACTACTTGGTAGATCTGAGTTCAG CACTCCCCCTGACTCTTCTCTGCGAGAAATTCTCTTTGGTGTTCCAAGAATCTCATTTTATGGGTTTTTAATGGCTATTGCCAAATCTGATTCAATTAATTCTCATATAG gtcGCCTCCCTGAGAGATCTCAGCTTCTGGAAGGTTTAGACATTGACTTTTCTGC TTTTACCCTTCGTTGCAGAAAGCCTCCAAAGGTCTCTAGG CTGGCCCACATTGAAGTCCCCAAGAAATAG
- the LOC106054413 gene encoding centriolar satellite-associated tubulin polyglutamylase complex regulator 1-like isoform X6, translating to MKKIKKSRSSTKSTSSTTTTTSTTTTTTSSTTTRPTTITRNSIIPQPPSGMSDDNFALTGEQYLAKYNIITYLEDSVQQLLEHRDQNPKVVPARFFFEYFTSVRDGNHTMFREFSFIRSTPHNRASFVVLFWKCFRQIGRKGDLLSIQEYNSLVRLLCPDFPFKLVQKTARIVLIDDALDCLISFSDFVYAFQIQFYYEEFLEKTYEIYQSQLQALNSPRDPVIVPTSGEDEVKVHQNPHLPSDGVDSMHFFRSVYPLLGRSEFSTPPDSSLREILFGVPRISFYGFLMAIAKSDSINSHIGRLPERSQLLEGLDIDFSAKPPKVSRLAHIEVPKK from the exons atgaaaaagataaaaaaatctagatcttctACAAAAAGTACaagtagtactactactactacaagtactactactactactactagtagtactactactaggcctactactataacAAG aaattcAATTATACCACAACCACCTTCAGGAATGTCTGATGACAACTTTGCATTGACTGGAGAACAGTATCTTG CCAAATACAACATCATCACTTACCTAGAAGACAGCGTCCAGCAATTACTAGAACACAGAGACCAAAACCCAAAAGTTGTGCCAGCAAGGTTTTTCTTTGAATA TTTCACCAGTGTGCGGGATGGGAATCACACAATGTTCAGAGAGTTCAGCTTCATTAGAAGTACACCTCACAACCGAGCCTCATTTGTGGTGTTATTTTGGAAATGTTTTCGTCAAATAGGTAGAAAGGGAG ATCTTCTCAGTATTCAAGAATACAATTCTCTAGTCAGACTGCTCTGTCCAGATTTCCCATTTAAATTGGTGCAGAAAACAGCAAG AATAGTCTTAATTGATGATGCTTTGGACTGTCTTATTTCATTTTCTGATTTTGTCTATGCATTTCAAATCCAGTTTTACTATgaag AATTCCTTGAAAAAACGTATGAAATATACCAAAGTCAACTTCAAGCACTAAACAGTCCAAGAGATCCAGTCATAGTGCCTACTTCAGGAGAAGATGAGGTTAAAGTTCATCAAAACCCTCATTTGCCATCTGATGGAGTCGATTCGATGCATTTTTTTAGATCTGTGTATCCACTACTTGGTAGATCTGAGTTCAG CACTCCCCCTGACTCTTCTCTGCGAGAAATTCTCTTTGGTGTTCCAAGAATCTCATTTTATGGGTTTTTAATGGCTATTGCCAAATCTGATTCAATTAATTCTCATATAG gtcGCCTCCCTGAGAGATCTCAGCTTCTGGAAGGTTTAGACATTGACTTTTCTGC AAAGCCTCCAAAGGTCTCTAGG CTGGCCCACATTGAAGTCCCCAAGAAATAG
- the LOC106054413 gene encoding centriolar satellite-associated tubulin polyglutamylase complex regulator 1-like isoform X2, whose product MKKIKKSRSSTKSTSSTTTTTSTTTTTTSSTTTRPTTITRNSIIPQPPSGMSDDNFALTGEQYLAKYNIITYLEDSVQQLLEHRDQNPKVVPARFFFEYFTSVRDGNHTMFREFSFIRSTPHNRASFVVLFWKCFRQIGRKGDLLSIQEYNSLVRLLCPDFPFKLVQKTARIVLIDDALDCLISFSDFVYAFQIQFYYEEFLEKTYEIYQSQLQALNSPRDPVIVPTSGEDEVKVHQNPHLPSDGVDSMHFFRSVYPLLGRSEFSTPPDSSLREILFGVPRISFYGFLMAIAKSDSINSHIGRLPERSQLLEGLDIDFSAWPTLKSPRNSSGSRPTSAVRSDGFSSISSTHSQHRQPQRLKKSLSQPRKAANRKPIAPETESDSNSETVTESSDTN is encoded by the exons atgaaaaagataaaaaaatctagatcttctACAAAAAGTACaagtagtactactactactacaagtactactactactactactagtagtactactactaggcctactactataacAAG aaattcAATTATACCACAACCACCTTCAGGAATGTCTGATGACAACTTTGCATTGACTGGAGAACAGTATCTTG CCAAATACAACATCATCACTTACCTAGAAGACAGCGTCCAGCAATTACTAGAACACAGAGACCAAAACCCAAAAGTTGTGCCAGCAAGGTTTTTCTTTGAATA TTTCACCAGTGTGCGGGATGGGAATCACACAATGTTCAGAGAGTTCAGCTTCATTAGAAGTACACCTCACAACCGAGCCTCATTTGTGGTGTTATTTTGGAAATGTTTTCGTCAAATAGGTAGAAAGGGAG ATCTTCTCAGTATTCAAGAATACAATTCTCTAGTCAGACTGCTCTGTCCAGATTTCCCATTTAAATTGGTGCAGAAAACAGCAAG AATAGTCTTAATTGATGATGCTTTGGACTGTCTTATTTCATTTTCTGATTTTGTCTATGCATTTCAAATCCAGTTTTACTATgaag AATTCCTTGAAAAAACGTATGAAATATACCAAAGTCAACTTCAAGCACTAAACAGTCCAAGAGATCCAGTCATAGTGCCTACTTCAGGAGAAGATGAGGTTAAAGTTCATCAAAACCCTCATTTGCCATCTGATGGAGTCGATTCGATGCATTTTTTTAGATCTGTGTATCCACTACTTGGTAGATCTGAGTTCAG CACTCCCCCTGACTCTTCTCTGCGAGAAATTCTCTTTGGTGTTCCAAGAATCTCATTTTATGGGTTTTTAATGGCTATTGCCAAATCTGATTCAATTAATTCTCATATAG gtcGCCTCCCTGAGAGATCTCAGCTTCTGGAAGGTTTAGACATTGACTTTTCTGC CTGGCCCACATTGAAGTCCCCAAGAAATAGTTCTGGAAGTAGACCCACCTCAGCCGTTCGGTCAGATGGTTTCAGCTCTATCTCATCAACCCACAGTCAACACCGACAACCCCAACGCCTTAAAAAAAGTCTCAGTCAACCAAGGAAAGCAGCGAATCGTAAACCCATTGCCCCTGAAACAGAATCAGATTCCAATTCAGAAACTGTCACAGAATCCTCGGATACAAATTGA
- the LOC106054413 gene encoding centriolar satellite-associated tubulin polyglutamylase complex regulator 1-like isoform X3 — protein MSDDNFALTGEQYLAKYNIITYLEDSVQQLLEHRDQNPKVVPARFFFEYFTSVRDGNHTMFREFSFIRSTPHNRASFVVLFWKCFRQIGRKGDLLSIQEYNSLVRLLCPDFPFKLVQKTARIVLIDDALDCLISFSDFVYAFQIQFYYEEFLEKTYEIYQSQLQALNSPRDPVIVPTSGEDEVKVHQNPHLPSDGVDSMHFFRSVYPLLGRSEFSTPPDSSLREILFGVPRISFYGFLMAIAKSDSINSHIGRLPERSQLLEGLDIDFSAASHQTKIWPTLKSPRNSSGSRPTSAVRSDGFSSISSTHSQHRQPQRLKKSLSQPRKAANRKPIAPETESDSNSETVTESSDTN, from the exons ATGTCTGATGACAACTTTGCATTGACTGGAGAACAGTATCTTG CCAAATACAACATCATCACTTACCTAGAAGACAGCGTCCAGCAATTACTAGAACACAGAGACCAAAACCCAAAAGTTGTGCCAGCAAGGTTTTTCTTTGAATA TTTCACCAGTGTGCGGGATGGGAATCACACAATGTTCAGAGAGTTCAGCTTCATTAGAAGTACACCTCACAACCGAGCCTCATTTGTGGTGTTATTTTGGAAATGTTTTCGTCAAATAGGTAGAAAGGGAG ATCTTCTCAGTATTCAAGAATACAATTCTCTAGTCAGACTGCTCTGTCCAGATTTCCCATTTAAATTGGTGCAGAAAACAGCAAG AATAGTCTTAATTGATGATGCTTTGGACTGTCTTATTTCATTTTCTGATTTTGTCTATGCATTTCAAATCCAGTTTTACTATgaag AATTCCTTGAAAAAACGTATGAAATATACCAAAGTCAACTTCAAGCACTAAACAGTCCAAGAGATCCAGTCATAGTGCCTACTTCAGGAGAAGATGAGGTTAAAGTTCATCAAAACCCTCATTTGCCATCTGATGGAGTCGATTCGATGCATTTTTTTAGATCTGTGTATCCACTACTTGGTAGATCTGAGTTCAG CACTCCCCCTGACTCTTCTCTGCGAGAAATTCTCTTTGGTGTTCCAAGAATCTCATTTTATGGGTTTTTAATGGCTATTGCCAAATCTGATTCAATTAATTCTCATATAG gtcGCCTCCCTGAGAGATCTCAGCTTCTGGAAGGTTTAGACATTGACTTTTCTGC tGCAAGTCATCAAACAAAAAT CTGGCCCACATTGAAGTCCCCAAGAAATAGTTCTGGAAGTAGACCCACCTCAGCCGTTCGGTCAGATGGTTTCAGCTCTATCTCATCAACCCACAGTCAACACCGACAACCCCAACGCCTTAAAAAAAGTCTCAGTCAACCAAGGAAAGCAGCGAATCGTAAACCCATTGCCCCTGAAACAGAATCAGATTCCAATTCAGAAACTGTCACAGAATCCTCGGATACAAATTGA
- the LOC106054413 gene encoding centriolar satellite-associated tubulin polyglutamylase complex regulator 1-like isoform X1 — translation MKKIKKSRSSTKSTSSTTTTTSTTTTTTSSTTTRPTTITRNSIIPQPPSGMSDDNFALTGEQYLAKYNIITYLEDSVQQLLEHRDQNPKVVPARFFFEYFTSVRDGNHTMFREFSFIRSTPHNRASFVVLFWKCFRQIGRKGDLLSIQEYNSLVRLLCPDFPFKLVQKTARIVLIDDALDCLISFSDFVYAFQIQFYYEEFLEKTYEIYQSQLQALNSPRDPVIVPTSGEDEVKVHQNPHLPSDGVDSMHFFRSVYPLLGRSEFSTPPDSSLREILFGVPRISFYGFLMAIAKSDSINSHIGRLPERSQLLEGLDIDFSAASHQTKIWPTLKSPRNSSGSRPTSAVRSDGFSSISSTHSQHRQPQRLKKSLSQPRKAANRKPIAPETESDSNSETVTESSDTN, via the exons atgaaaaagataaaaaaatctagatcttctACAAAAAGTACaagtagtactactactactacaagtactactactactactactagtagtactactactaggcctactactataacAAG aaattcAATTATACCACAACCACCTTCAGGAATGTCTGATGACAACTTTGCATTGACTGGAGAACAGTATCTTG CCAAATACAACATCATCACTTACCTAGAAGACAGCGTCCAGCAATTACTAGAACACAGAGACCAAAACCCAAAAGTTGTGCCAGCAAGGTTTTTCTTTGAATA TTTCACCAGTGTGCGGGATGGGAATCACACAATGTTCAGAGAGTTCAGCTTCATTAGAAGTACACCTCACAACCGAGCCTCATTTGTGGTGTTATTTTGGAAATGTTTTCGTCAAATAGGTAGAAAGGGAG ATCTTCTCAGTATTCAAGAATACAATTCTCTAGTCAGACTGCTCTGTCCAGATTTCCCATTTAAATTGGTGCAGAAAACAGCAAG AATAGTCTTAATTGATGATGCTTTGGACTGTCTTATTTCATTTTCTGATTTTGTCTATGCATTTCAAATCCAGTTTTACTATgaag AATTCCTTGAAAAAACGTATGAAATATACCAAAGTCAACTTCAAGCACTAAACAGTCCAAGAGATCCAGTCATAGTGCCTACTTCAGGAGAAGATGAGGTTAAAGTTCATCAAAACCCTCATTTGCCATCTGATGGAGTCGATTCGATGCATTTTTTTAGATCTGTGTATCCACTACTTGGTAGATCTGAGTTCAG CACTCCCCCTGACTCTTCTCTGCGAGAAATTCTCTTTGGTGTTCCAAGAATCTCATTTTATGGGTTTTTAATGGCTATTGCCAAATCTGATTCAATTAATTCTCATATAG gtcGCCTCCCTGAGAGATCTCAGCTTCTGGAAGGTTTAGACATTGACTTTTCTGC tGCAAGTCATCAAACAAAAAT CTGGCCCACATTGAAGTCCCCAAGAAATAGTTCTGGAAGTAGACCCACCTCAGCCGTTCGGTCAGATGGTTTCAGCTCTATCTCATCAACCCACAGTCAACACCGACAACCCCAACGCCTTAAAAAAAGTCTCAGTCAACCAAGGAAAGCAGCGAATCGTAAACCCATTGCCCCTGAAACAGAATCAGATTCCAATTCAGAAACTGTCACAGAATCCTCGGATACAAATTGA